In Arthrobacter sp. SLBN-83, one DNA window encodes the following:
- a CDS encoding MFS transporter, producing the protein MAATPPAPAHASPPAVTDIEVPDTETAAGTVPVKPRSAVVFGVIALVLIGLNLRAGITGASALLHDLQAVLGYGALVAAIIPSIPTLCFAVAGAATSWLSGKVGVEKAILLSLALLAGGLLLRGIPATGMLVAGSVVGMSGLAICNVAMPSFIREHFASRTSLMTAVYTVTMTTGGTLTSVLVVPLAQALGSPSAAVGAVGIAAVAAFLGFLPVAMHAHRNTARTAAGHVSPWPLLRTRKGQLLTAIFTLQALLAYALLSWFPYMLTTMGLGASESGLMFGLMQLVSVPAGMVLIALGARPGMLRPAFYLVSITMVVGIAALLVLPVGLAAVPAVLLGFGLGIFPLVMVMISRSGTSTAETTALSTLAQSSGYLLATVGPFGMGLLHSATGGWSLPLVLLLGVALVQIVVSHLLTGKAMSGKSAGAPDAGSPAVGNHTARTEGK; encoded by the coding sequence ATGGCCGCCACTCCCCCCGCCCCCGCCCACGCCTCCCCGCCCGCCGTAACGGACATCGAAGTCCCGGACACTGAAACGGCAGCCGGGACGGTTCCCGTGAAGCCGCGCTCCGCCGTCGTGTTCGGTGTCATTGCGCTGGTGCTGATCGGACTGAACCTGCGCGCCGGCATCACCGGAGCCTCCGCGCTGCTGCACGACCTCCAGGCTGTGCTGGGCTACGGGGCGCTGGTGGCGGCAATCATCCCGTCCATCCCCACGCTCTGCTTCGCTGTGGCGGGGGCCGCGACATCATGGCTCAGCGGCAAGGTGGGGGTGGAGAAGGCCATCCTGCTGTCGCTGGCGCTGCTGGCCGGCGGGCTTCTGCTGCGCGGCATCCCAGCCACCGGCATGCTGGTGGCCGGCAGCGTGGTGGGCATGTCCGGGCTGGCCATCTGCAATGTGGCCATGCCGTCCTTCATCCGGGAGCACTTCGCCTCCCGGACCTCCCTCATGACCGCCGTCTACACGGTGACCATGACCACCGGGGGCACCCTGACCTCCGTCCTGGTGGTTCCGCTGGCGCAGGCCCTGGGATCCCCGTCCGCCGCGGTGGGTGCCGTGGGCATCGCGGCCGTGGCAGCCTTCCTGGGATTCCTGCCTGTGGCCATGCATGCCCACCGGAACACCGCCCGTACCGCGGCCGGACACGTCTCCCCGTGGCCCCTGCTGCGGACCCGCAAGGGCCAGCTCCTCACCGCAATCTTCACCCTGCAGGCACTGCTGGCGTATGCCCTGCTGAGCTGGTTCCCGTACATGCTCACCACCATGGGCCTGGGTGCGTCGGAGAGCGGGCTGATGTTCGGGCTGATGCAGCTTGTTTCGGTCCCGGCAGGCATGGTGCTGATCGCCCTCGGCGCCCGGCCGGGCATGCTGCGCCCCGCGTTCTACCTGGTGAGCATCACCATGGTTGTGGGGATCGCGGCCCTGCTGGTTCTTCCGGTGGGGCTGGCCGCCGTCCCCGCGGTGCTGCTGGGGTTCGGCCTGGGAATCTTCCCGCTGGTGATGGTGATGATCAGCCGCAGCGGAACCAGCACCGCCGAAACCACGGCCCTGTCCACCCTGGCCCAGTCCTCGGGGTACCTGCTGGCCACCGTAGGCCCGTTCGGCATGGGACTGCTGCACAGCGCCACCGGCGGCTGGTCGCTGCCCCTGGTGCTGCTGCTGGGGGTGGCCCTGGTGCAGATCGTGGTGTCCCACCTGCTTACCGGGAAGGCCATGTCAGGAAAGTCCGCGGGCGCTCCCGATGCCGGAAGCCCTGCCGTCGGAAACCACACCGCCCGCACGGAAGGAAAATAG
- a CDS encoding CYTH and CHAD domain-containing protein, with amino-acid sequence MEASRGLEIEKKYDVDTAAGVPALEQAPGVARTGKPHTDLLEAVYFDTPKHGLAARRITLRRRTGGKDAGWHLKLPPQAAAAGEGPQHRTELHAPLGRPDVVPDSLLTHLHAYLRGTVPAPVVRLETRRTTYPLYGEDGVHLADLADDHVTAVRLEDGPDAPRQEWREWELELVHGDPGLFGPVEELLTAAGARHAGHASKLARALGSGTKAGKRSAAAGGAVPAGGEAPGSAGGSESSPGLLAGKRAPAAAVVTVYVAAQIDQILASDADVRNEEPDAVHAMRSATRRIRSVLAAYSRLYRASPVRKLRSELKWLGQLLGQPRDAEVLGKQLREQLGALPPGEGIAAATASVEQRTGSDYDAAYRLLREALESARYFRLLDKLEDFRDNPPVRAEAVTPGRRAAAKAVDKAAKRLRRSHKAIKRARRGREEELALHRVRKDAKRLRHVAEAAALVHGKRAGKVVKAAHRQQKILGRFQDAVVARDLLAAVAADFSDPATAAIYAELLNQQEERMLAAKAGSRKAWKKSRDLLGHGVI; translated from the coding sequence GTGGAAGCTTCCCGGGGACTTGAGATCGAGAAGAAGTACGACGTCGACACCGCCGCCGGGGTGCCGGCCCTGGAGCAGGCTCCCGGCGTGGCCCGGACGGGTAAGCCCCACACGGACCTCTTGGAGGCGGTGTACTTCGACACTCCCAAGCACGGCCTGGCCGCCCGCCGCATCACCCTTCGCCGCCGCACCGGAGGGAAGGACGCCGGGTGGCACCTGAAGCTGCCGCCCCAGGCCGCCGCAGCCGGGGAAGGCCCGCAGCACCGGACTGAGCTGCACGCACCGCTTGGCCGGCCCGACGTCGTCCCGGACAGCCTGCTCACCCACCTTCACGCCTACCTTCGGGGGACTGTCCCGGCCCCGGTGGTCCGGCTGGAAACCCGGCGCACCACCTACCCCCTCTACGGAGAGGACGGCGTGCACCTGGCCGACCTCGCCGACGACCACGTCACCGCCGTGCGGCTGGAGGACGGGCCGGACGCGCCCCGGCAGGAGTGGCGCGAATGGGAGCTGGAACTGGTCCACGGGGATCCTGGCCTCTTCGGCCCCGTGGAGGAACTGCTCACCGCCGCCGGTGCACGGCACGCCGGGCACGCCTCCAAACTGGCCCGCGCCCTGGGCAGTGGCACCAAGGCGGGAAAGCGGTCCGCTGCCGCCGGTGGTGCCGTTCCTGCCGGCGGTGAGGCTCCCGGCAGTGCTGGGGGGAGCGAAAGCAGCCCCGGCCTCCTGGCCGGAAAGCGCGCCCCGGCTGCCGCCGTCGTCACCGTCTACGTGGCCGCACAGATCGACCAGATCCTCGCAAGCGACGCCGACGTCCGGAACGAGGAGCCCGACGCCGTGCACGCCATGCGTTCTGCGACCCGCCGCATCCGCTCCGTTTTGGCTGCCTACAGCCGGCTCTACCGGGCATCGCCGGTGCGCAAGCTGCGGAGTGAACTCAAATGGCTGGGCCAGCTGCTGGGCCAGCCGCGCGACGCCGAGGTCCTGGGGAAACAGCTCCGCGAACAACTGGGCGCACTGCCGCCGGGGGAGGGCATCGCCGCCGCCACCGCAAGCGTGGAACAGCGTACCGGCAGCGACTATGACGCGGCTTACCGGCTCCTGCGCGAAGCCCTGGAATCTGCCCGCTACTTCCGGCTACTGGACAAGCTGGAGGACTTCCGGGACAACCCGCCCGTGCGCGCCGAAGCCGTGACTCCCGGACGGCGTGCAGCGGCGAAGGCGGTGGACAAAGCCGCCAAACGCCTGCGCCGTTCACACAAGGCGATCAAGCGGGCCCGGCGCGGCCGGGAGGAAGAGCTTGCCCTCCACCGTGTCCGCAAGGACGCAAAGCGGCTGCGCCACGTGGCCGAAGCGGCGGCCCTGGTACACGGCAAGCGCGCCGGCAAGGTGGTCAAGGCCGCGCACCGCCAGCAAAAGATCCTGGGCCGCTTCCAGGACGCCGTGGTGGCACGCGACCTGCTCGCCGCCGTCGCTGCCGACTTCAGTGATCCGGCCACGGCAGCCATCTACGCCGAGCTCCTGAACCAGCAGGAGGAACGGATGCTGGCGGCGAAGGCGGGGTCCCGGAAGGCCTGGAAGAAGTCGCGGGACCTGCTGGGCCACGGCGTGATCTGA
- a CDS encoding aminobutyraldehyde dehydrogenase encodes MVQTLQNFINGKFVTPAGTTLLDVVNPANGEVVAQAPVSVQADVDAAMAAAKDAFRTWKHVTPGQRQLMLLKLADAIEANSDELVEAQHRNTGQVRSLIASEEVAAGADQLRFFAGAARILEGKSAGEYFEGHTSYVRREPIGVVAQVAPWNYPFLMAIWKIGPALAAGNTVVLKPSDTTPESTLVLARLAGEILPAGVLNVVLGTGETGAMMVEHKVPGLVSITGSVRAGIAVASGAAKGLKRAHLELGGKAPAIVFKDADIKKSAAAIAEFAFFNAGQDCTAITRVLVEESVHDDVVAAMVEHTKTLHTGSQNDEDNYFGPLNNINHFNAVTSVVENLPANCRIETGGHRAGEKGYFFEPTIITGAKQTDDVVQKETFGPVITVQKFSTEEEAVAMANDVDYALASSVWTTNHGTAMRLSRDLDFGAVWINTHILLTAEMPHGGFKQSGYGKDLSMYGVEDYTRIKHVMSALDS; translated from the coding sequence GTGGTCCAAACCTTGCAGAACTTCATCAACGGGAAGTTCGTCACCCCCGCCGGCACCACCCTGCTGGACGTGGTCAACCCCGCCAACGGCGAAGTGGTGGCCCAGGCTCCCGTGTCGGTGCAGGCGGACGTGGACGCCGCCATGGCAGCCGCCAAGGACGCCTTTCGGACCTGGAAGCACGTCACCCCGGGCCAGCGCCAGCTGATGCTGCTCAAGCTCGCGGACGCCATCGAGGCCAACAGCGACGAACTGGTCGAGGCCCAGCACCGCAACACCGGCCAGGTCCGGTCGCTCATTGCCTCCGAGGAAGTGGCCGCCGGTGCCGACCAGCTGCGCTTCTTCGCCGGTGCCGCCCGCATCCTCGAGGGCAAGTCCGCCGGCGAGTACTTCGAGGGCCACACCTCCTACGTCCGCCGCGAACCCATCGGCGTGGTGGCCCAGGTGGCCCCGTGGAACTACCCCTTCCTGATGGCCATCTGGAAGATCGGTCCCGCACTCGCGGCCGGCAACACCGTGGTCCTCAAGCCTTCCGACACCACCCCCGAATCAACCCTGGTGCTGGCCCGGCTCGCCGGGGAGATCCTGCCCGCCGGCGTGCTGAACGTGGTGCTCGGCACCGGCGAAACCGGCGCCATGATGGTGGAGCACAAGGTCCCCGGCCTGGTGTCCATCACCGGCTCGGTCCGGGCCGGCATCGCTGTCGCTTCCGGCGCCGCGAAGGGCCTCAAGCGCGCCCACCTGGAACTCGGCGGCAAAGCCCCCGCGATCGTCTTCAAGGACGCCGACATCAAGAAGAGCGCCGCGGCGATCGCCGAGTTCGCCTTCTTCAACGCAGGCCAGGACTGCACCGCCATCACCCGCGTGCTGGTGGAGGAATCCGTCCACGACGACGTCGTGGCAGCAATGGTGGAACACACCAAGACCCTGCACACCGGTTCGCAGAACGACGAGGACAACTACTTCGGCCCGCTGAACAACATTAACCACTTCAACGCCGTCACCTCCGTGGTGGAGAACCTGCCCGCCAACTGCCGGATCGAGACCGGCGGCCACCGGGCGGGGGAGAAGGGCTACTTCTTCGAACCGACCATCATCACCGGCGCCAAGCAGACCGACGACGTGGTGCAGAAGGAAACATTCGGCCCCGTCATCACCGTCCAGAAGTTCAGCACGGAAGAAGAAGCCGTGGCCATGGCCAACGACGTGGACTACGCCCTGGCCTCAAGCGTCTGGACCACCAACCACGGCACCGCCATGCGGCTCAGCCGCGACCTGGACTTCGGCGCCGTCTGGATCAACACCCACATCCTCCTCACCGCCGAAATGCCGCACGGCGGTTTCAAGCAGTCCGGCTACGGCAAGGACCTCTCCATGTACGGCGTGGAGGACTACACGCGCATCAAGCACGTCATGTCCGCCCTCGATTCCTGA
- a CDS encoding glycosyltransferase family 2 protein, with protein sequence MDIALLIFWLFAGVSILYVVHFGLYLAGANFYDVWQQRRKGIRGVRLPTAFQPECAATATWTRRALPEVPGLVSIVIAAHNEEAVIVRTLDSIRRSTYRSFEVLVADDASSDLTGRLVRDYQVRHPEMNLRLVRMHRNVGKGAALNAVLRRFAHGQYVMTLDADSVIQPDAITNALSYFDDPYVAGVAANVQIMEETTALGILQRFEHMIGYRSKKLYSLLNCEYVVGGVASTYRMRVLRKVDFYDTDTVTEDIGLSAKITYLGNRRFRMVYGADVVARTEGVLTFLALAKQRYRWKYGSIQNLIKYRGMALNPSRRYSRTLAYYRMPMGLLSEFTLLVSPLAWTYAVYWSLATYTPALIIGSYATITAYTLLTVLMDENLTARERTRLCLYAPTAYFLFYIMDLVQLVAAVRCITRLRGLVRRPEINTWKSPQRAGSVGVVTSAA encoded by the coding sequence ATGGACATCGCGCTCCTGATCTTCTGGCTGTTCGCGGGCGTCAGCATCCTTTACGTGGTGCACTTTGGCCTCTACCTGGCTGGTGCCAATTTCTATGACGTCTGGCAGCAGCGGCGGAAAGGGATCAGGGGCGTGCGGCTGCCCACCGCTTTCCAGCCCGAATGCGCGGCCACGGCCACCTGGACCCGCAGGGCCCTCCCCGAGGTACCCGGCCTGGTGTCCATCGTCATTGCCGCGCACAACGAGGAAGCAGTGATCGTCCGGACGCTCGACTCCATCCGGCGCAGCACCTACCGCTCCTTCGAGGTCCTCGTGGCGGACGACGCATCCAGTGACCTTACCGGCCGCCTGGTCCGCGACTACCAGGTGCGCCATCCGGAAATGAACCTGCGCCTGGTGCGGATGCACAGGAACGTGGGGAAGGGCGCCGCACTCAACGCGGTGCTCCGGCGTTTTGCGCACGGCCAGTACGTGATGACGCTCGACGCCGACTCGGTCATCCAGCCGGACGCCATCACCAACGCGCTGTCCTACTTCGACGACCCGTACGTGGCCGGTGTGGCGGCGAACGTCCAGATCATGGAGGAGACCACAGCCCTGGGCATCCTGCAGCGGTTCGAACACATGATCGGCTACCGCTCAAAGAAGCTCTACTCGCTGCTGAACTGCGAGTACGTGGTGGGCGGAGTGGCCTCCACATACCGGATGCGGGTGCTGCGCAAAGTGGACTTCTACGATACGGACACGGTGACCGAGGACATCGGCCTGAGCGCAAAGATCACTTACTTGGGCAACCGGCGCTTCCGCATGGTCTACGGCGCGGACGTGGTGGCCAGGACCGAAGGCGTGCTCACGTTCCTCGCCCTGGCCAAGCAGCGCTACCGGTGGAAGTACGGGAGCATCCAGAACCTCATCAAGTACCGCGGCATGGCGCTGAACCCCAGCCGCCGGTACAGCCGCACCTTGGCCTACTACCGGATGCCGATGGGCCTGTTGAGCGAGTTCACCCTGCTCGTCTCGCCCCTGGCCTGGACGTACGCCGTCTATTGGTCGCTGGCCACGTACACGCCGGCCCTGATCATCGGTTCCTACGCCACCATCACCGCCTACACGCTGCTGACGGTCCTGATGGACGAAAACCTCACAGCGCGGGAACGCACCAGGCTTTGCCTTTACGCCCCCACGGCTTACTTCCTGTTCTACATCATGGACCTGGTGCAGCTGGTGGCCGCCGTCCGCTGCATCACGCGCTTGCGCGGCCTGGTCCGGCGCCCCGAGATCAACACCTGGAAGTCCCCGCAGCGGGCCGGCAGCGTGGGGGTGGTGACCAGTGCCGCCTAA
- a CDS encoding PucR family transcriptional regulator: MAISLAALVGVTSLKLSKAGVAETTWNQDINWVAVTELEDPQRFLNGGELVLTTGLRLRSAPEQRRFVRQVQRAGAVGIGFGVGLSHEAVPPALLAEANRWGLPVVEVPYETPFIAITKLVADAQSADHYAKLERLIAGHQVLARALLTGGGLAELLKNLGGMLRTDIALTQFTAQLYNSSSTHPSADTWSSYPVPTGRRDACTLWVRQPFEDTGIIGYAQNLISVELNNMVKQRQAQRALCGQVLEDVIHGALETSEAQRRLAGVGVNSTRKNVVLLAVSAAHGKALGSTSVPQELEKAVAAVVGKDLVLVVNDDGGTAPGLARKLSDHLAEAGIHATIGIGGAYTKPNGLRWSYFEARDAASHGLPVNEPERLSLTSLLLASEDVPLADMAHESLNPLRSFDAAHGSELMATLESYLNNNGSVAAVAEELTLHRNTVRYRLAQITELTGYDPAVTADRVQLWLALAVARLSARQGK; the protein is encoded by the coding sequence ATGGCCATTTCCCTTGCTGCCCTGGTGGGCGTGACGTCCTTGAAGCTGTCCAAGGCGGGCGTGGCGGAGACTACCTGGAACCAGGACATCAACTGGGTTGCGGTGACCGAACTGGAGGATCCCCAGCGGTTCCTCAACGGCGGCGAACTGGTCCTCACCACGGGCTTGCGGCTGCGCTCAGCGCCCGAGCAGCGCCGCTTTGTCCGCCAGGTGCAGCGCGCCGGCGCGGTGGGCATCGGCTTTGGCGTGGGACTGTCCCACGAGGCGGTGCCGCCGGCCCTCCTGGCGGAGGCCAACCGGTGGGGCCTGCCCGTGGTGGAGGTGCCATACGAGACCCCGTTCATCGCCATCACCAAGCTGGTGGCCGACGCCCAGTCCGCGGACCACTACGCCAAGCTGGAACGGCTGATCGCCGGGCACCAGGTGCTGGCGCGGGCGCTGCTGACCGGCGGCGGCCTCGCGGAGCTGCTGAAGAACCTTGGTGGCATGCTGCGCACGGATATCGCGCTCACCCAGTTCACGGCGCAGCTTTATAACAGCAGCAGCACCCACCCGTCGGCGGACACCTGGTCCAGTTACCCCGTGCCCACGGGCCGACGCGACGCCTGCACCCTGTGGGTGCGCCAGCCCTTCGAGGACACCGGCATCATCGGCTACGCCCAGAACCTGATCAGCGTGGAGCTGAACAACATGGTCAAGCAGCGGCAGGCCCAGCGCGCCCTCTGCGGGCAGGTGCTGGAGGACGTGATCCACGGGGCGCTGGAGACCAGCGAGGCGCAGCGCAGGCTGGCCGGCGTGGGAGTGAACAGTACCCGCAAGAACGTGGTCCTCCTGGCCGTGTCCGCCGCCCACGGCAAGGCCCTGGGGAGCACCTCGGTGCCGCAGGAACTGGAGAAGGCCGTTGCCGCCGTCGTGGGCAAGGACCTGGTGCTGGTGGTCAATGACGACGGCGGGACGGCGCCTGGGCTGGCACGGAAGCTGAGCGACCACCTCGCGGAGGCCGGGATCCATGCCACGATCGGCATCGGCGGGGCGTACACCAAGCCCAACGGGCTCCGCTGGAGCTACTTCGAGGCCCGGGATGCCGCCAGCCACGGCCTGCCGGTGAACGAGCCGGAGCGGTTGAGCCTGACGTCCCTGCTGCTGGCCAGCGAGGACGTGCCGCTGGCGGACATGGCGCACGAGTCGCTGAACCCCCTGCGGTCCTTCGACGCCGCGCACGGCTCGGAACTCATGGCCACGCTGGAGAGCTACCTGAACAACAACGGCTCGGTGGCGGCGGTGGCGGAGGAACTCACGCTGCACCGCAACACGGTCCGGTACCGGCTGGCCCAGATCACCGAGCTCACCGGCTACGACCCCGCGGTCACCGCGGACCGCGTGCAGCTGTGGCTTGCGCTGGCGGTGGCGCGGTTGTCGGCGCGGCAGGGCAAGTAA
- a CDS encoding FadR/GntR family transcriptional regulator — MSLSPSVRPPLAAEVTAKLREMVHSGEWPLNQRIPPEPELMARLGVSRGTLREAVKALAHGGMLEVRRGDGTYVRATSEMSGAARRMYQDHTEQHILEVRLGLDTQAARLAARNATDDDVTGLRALLAARDQAWKNGDVEAWADADWCFHEGIARASGNPLLHELYASFGTAFHQDLLKQQRRPGFNGLPRDGHETLLDAIERRNQDAAVATVNRNLNSCAEWLAE; from the coding sequence ATGTCCTTGAGCCCTTCGGTCCGTCCGCCGCTCGCCGCCGAAGTCACGGCCAAGCTGCGGGAAATGGTGCACTCAGGCGAATGGCCGCTGAACCAGCGCATCCCGCCCGAACCCGAACTCATGGCCAGGCTGGGCGTTTCCCGCGGCACCCTGCGCGAAGCGGTCAAGGCCCTGGCCCACGGCGGCATGCTGGAGGTGCGGCGCGGGGACGGCACCTACGTGCGCGCCACCAGCGAAATGTCCGGCGCGGCCCGCCGCATGTACCAGGACCACACAGAACAGCACATCCTGGAGGTCCGGCTGGGCCTGGACACCCAGGCGGCGCGGCTGGCAGCCCGCAATGCAACGGACGACGACGTCACGGGCCTGCGCGCGCTCCTCGCCGCCCGGGACCAGGCCTGGAAGAACGGGGATGTCGAAGCCTGGGCGGACGCCGACTGGTGCTTCCACGAAGGCATTGCCCGAGCGTCCGGCAACCCCCTGCTGCATGAGCTTTACGCGAGCTTCGGCACCGCGTTCCACCAGGACCTGCTCAAGCAGCAGCGCCGGCCGGGCTTCAACGGACTCCCCCGGGACGGCCACGAAACGCTGCTCGACGCCATCGAACGCCGGAACCAGGACGCTGCCGTGGCCACCGTGAACCGGAACCTGAACTCCTGCGCGGAGTGGCTGGCGGAGTAA
- the gabT gene encoding 4-aminobutyrate--2-oxoglutarate transaminase has protein sequence MTTTAADLTYRLEQKRRVQADFPGPKSVALTERRKSVVAAGVASSVPVYVADADGGIIQDVDGNSFIDLGSGIAVTSVGASDPAVVGAVKEAVEHFTHTCFMVTPYEGYVALAEQLNRLTPGDHEKRTVLFNSGAEAVENAVKVARLATGRDAVVAFDHAYHGRTNLTMALTAKAMPYKTNFGPFAPEVYRMPMSYPYREENPAITGAEAAKRAITMIEKQIGGDQVAAIIIEPIQGEGGFIVPAEGFLPALAAWAKEKGIVFIADEVQSGFCRTGEWFAVNHEGVVPDIMTMAKGIAGGMPLSAITGRADLLDAVHPGGLGGTYGGNPVACAAALAAIGSMEEYDLNGRARHIESIATARLNELQAELAASGTDVIGDVRGRGAMLAVELVQSGSKEPNPELTKAVAAACLKEGVIILTCGTYGNVIRLLPPLVITDELLADGLEVLARAIKANA, from the coding sequence ATGACCACCACCGCAGCAGACCTCACCTACCGCCTGGAGCAGAAGCGCCGCGTCCAGGCCGACTTCCCCGGCCCCAAGTCCGTGGCACTGACCGAACGCCGCAAGTCCGTGGTGGCTGCCGGCGTCGCCTCCAGCGTTCCGGTCTACGTGGCCGACGCCGACGGCGGCATCATCCAGGACGTCGATGGCAACTCCTTCATCGACCTCGGCTCAGGCATCGCCGTCACCAGCGTGGGCGCCTCCGACCCCGCCGTGGTCGGTGCGGTCAAGGAAGCCGTTGAGCACTTCACCCACACCTGCTTCATGGTCACCCCGTACGAAGGCTACGTAGCCCTCGCGGAGCAGCTGAACCGCCTCACCCCGGGCGACCACGAAAAGCGCACCGTCCTTTTCAACTCCGGCGCCGAAGCAGTGGAGAACGCCGTCAAGGTGGCCCGCCTGGCAACCGGCCGTGACGCCGTCGTCGCCTTTGACCACGCCTACCACGGCCGCACCAACCTGACCATGGCGCTGACTGCCAAGGCCATGCCGTACAAGACCAACTTCGGCCCGTTCGCGCCCGAGGTCTACCGGATGCCCATGAGCTACCCGTACCGCGAGGAAAACCCCGCCATCACCGGTGCCGAGGCCGCCAAGCGCGCCATCACCATGATCGAGAAGCAGATCGGCGGCGACCAGGTTGCCGCGATCATCATCGAACCCATCCAGGGCGAGGGCGGCTTCATCGTCCCGGCCGAGGGCTTCCTCCCGGCGCTGGCCGCCTGGGCCAAGGAGAAGGGCATCGTCTTCATCGCCGACGAAGTCCAGTCCGGCTTCTGCCGCACGGGCGAATGGTTCGCCGTCAACCACGAGGGCGTTGTCCCGGACATCATGACCATGGCCAAGGGCATCGCCGGCGGCATGCCGCTGTCCGCCATCACCGGCCGCGCCGACCTGTTGGACGCCGTGCACCCGGGTGGCCTGGGCGGCACCTACGGCGGCAACCCGGTGGCGTGCGCCGCTGCGCTGGCTGCCATCGGTTCCATGGAGGAATACGACCTGAACGGCCGTGCCCGCCACATTGAATCCATCGCTACGGCGCGCCTGAACGAACTGCAGGCCGAACTGGCCGCTTCCGGAACCGACGTCATCGGTGACGTCCGCGGCCGCGGTGCCATGCTCGCCGTCGAACTTGTCCAGTCAGGCTCCAAGGAACCGAACCCGGAACTGACCAAGGCTGTTGCCGCCGCCTGCCTGAAGGAAGGCGTCATCATCCTCACCTGCGGCACCTACGGCAACGTGATCCGCCTGCTGCCGCCGCTGGTCATCACCGATGAGCTGCTCGCAGACGGCCTGGAAGTCCTCGCCCGCGCCATCAAGGCCAACGCGTAG
- a CDS encoding DUF1206 domain-containing protein, with translation MSNGESTLRQAADAVEEASNHKVLDVLARAGFAVMALLHVILGAIAIAIAFGHPGEAEPTGAIAQLADNTWGPFVMWGCVVACLGLSLWQASEATLRARSLPRKERLAKLVSSGFLAVAYGSVGMTFAGFALGQRSDSGDNTRDFSENLMDNPVGPWLLVALGLTILGIGIYFIVKGLRRGFKEELFHFEGTRRGRLIDSLGVTGHVAKGIALDLTGLLFIIAAAKHRPEESTGLDGSLKALQDHPFGPTLLVAIGAGFIAYGVFALIRARFGRM, from the coding sequence ATGTCCAACGGCGAATCCACGCTCAGGCAGGCAGCGGACGCTGTCGAGGAGGCCTCCAACCACAAGGTCCTGGATGTGCTGGCCCGCGCCGGGTTTGCCGTCATGGCCCTGCTCCACGTCATCCTGGGTGCCATCGCCATTGCCATCGCCTTCGGACATCCGGGCGAGGCCGAACCCACCGGCGCCATCGCCCAACTGGCGGACAACACCTGGGGCCCGTTCGTCATGTGGGGGTGCGTGGTGGCCTGCCTCGGCCTTTCCCTCTGGCAGGCCAGCGAAGCGACCCTGCGGGCCAGGAGCCTCCCGCGCAAGGAACGGCTGGCCAAGCTGGTTTCCTCAGGGTTCCTGGCCGTCGCCTACGGCAGTGTGGGCATGACCTTCGCGGGATTCGCGCTGGGCCAGCGCAGCGACTCGGGCGACAACACACGGGACTTCAGCGAGAACCTGATGGACAACCCGGTGGGGCCGTGGCTCCTGGTGGCCCTGGGCCTGACCATCCTTGGCATCGGTATCTACTTCATCGTCAAGGGGTTGCGGCGCGGCTTCAAGGAAGAACTGTTCCATTTTGAGGGCACGCGGCGGGGCAGGCTTATCGACAGCCTGGGCGTCACGGGCCACGTGGCCAAAGGCATTGCGCTGGACCTCACCGGACTGCTGTTCATCATTGCCGCGGCCAAGCACCGGCCCGAGGAGTCAACGGGGCTGGACGGCAGCCTCAAAGCCCTGCAGGACCATCCCTTCGGGCCCACGCTGCTGGTGGCGATCGGCGCCGGGTTTATCGCCTATGGGGTTTTCGCCCTGATCCGGGCCCGGTTTGGCCGCATGTAG